TCTCAAAATTGAGGAGCTGATGCAGGAGCTCAAAACCAACTACACCATCATCATCGTCACCCACAACATGCAGCAGGCGTCGCGGGTTTCTGATAAAACTGCCTTCTTCAACGCCCAAGCTACGCCTGCCGGAGGTAAAGTGGGCTACCTGGTTGAATATAACGATACTAAAGTTATTTTCAATAACCCCAAAGAAGAATACACCCGAGACTACGTGTCTGGTCGCTTTGGGTAAATTCTTTTCGTTAGCGTTACAGCACACCTTAAAAGCAGGGGAGGCAAGACCGTCGCCCCCTGCTTTTTTATTGAAAATAGAATTTTATTGAAAATAGAAATACAGCGCCTGCAGGCCCCCAATCAAAAAGCCTAAAATACCGCCCAGATTGACAATAGCCTGTAGTTCGCTCCGCACAATTCCTTGGATGGCCACCTCCAGCTCAACTGGAGATGTGGCATTGACTCGGTCGATAATGACCTGATCAATATTCAAAATCGGGATAATCTGAGCAACCAAATTTTCCAAGTCTCGCTCTAGGTAGCGCTCCAGGATAAGCGCCAGCTCCTCACTGACTGGATCGATCGAGCTAGTGACCACCTTGGACGATCGCAGCCGGTTAAGCAGCTGCGTAGCCAGCATTTCCCAGTTCACCGAACTGCTTAGCCCCTTCAAAAACTCAGGTCCTCGGGTGCGAACATAGTTTCGCACGGCATCCCGCAGGTCTCGCCGCAGCTGCCGCACCGTCGCCACTGGCAGCTGCTGTAGTGACAGGTTGAGAATCCATTCCTCTAGCCGGTATGACACCTTCAGAGTATCTATCAGTTCGGCAATCCGGGCGTTGCTGACCTCTCGCTCATCTAGACAAAAGCTGCGTAGTCGAGACAGCGCATTGCGAACCCCAAACAGGTTAGCCACGACCCAATAGGTGCCGCTGGTACGCTCGCGAAAGATGGTGTCAATCACCTGAATATTGCGGTCCGTGAGAAAATCCACCACGGCCTGGCGAATCTTATCTGGTGGGAACACGCCTGCCAGCAGCCATTGAGAGAGCTGTCGGGCTTGCTCCTCTGAAAACTGAAACTCCAGAAACACCTGATCAAAGAGCTGATTAACCTGCTCTTCTAAAAAGTTTTCTCGCCGAGCCCATACCCGCAGCAGTCGGGGCAGGGACTGGCCAAAGAGGTCTTTAAGAATGCTGCCAACGACGGTAGCGGTTCGATCCTGGGAGGTGGAGCGCAATTGCTCCAAAGCCAGCTCTAGCAGCCACTTGATTCCGGCCTGAATGCGCTCTGTCTGCAGCAGGCGGCGGGCCAGTTTTTGCAGCTCCTCAGGAGTCAGCAGCGTTCCCATGATGGTATCGGAGATACGCAGGGCCAAGCGACTCTGGTTGCTGGGAATTAGCCCCGGTGTAAACGGGAGCTGTCGCTTAAACAGATAAATTGGCCGATAAGGCCGAAACAGCATCTTGATGGCGATGTCATTGGTGAAGTAGCCAATCAAACCGCCAATCAGAGGAGGGGCCAGTAGTAACCGTAAATCAGACCAGTTCATCTCAATGGGCTGCCACGAGAACACCCATCATGCCGCCTGCAATGGGGTAGTGGACTGCCTGACTAAAGCCTGCCTCTAGAGCCAATGCCACCTGTTTCTGACCAGTGGGAAAACGATCCACGCTGGGGGCGATATAGGCATATTCATCTGGCAGCCCATAGCGCTCAGCTGCAGGCACTACCACTTGGTCCAAGTACCACTGCTGAAACTGCTGCATCAAGGGATTGGAAGGGCGATGAAAATCGAGGATTGCTGCTGTACCGTTGGGTTTTAGAACGCGGCGGAGCTCAGCTAATCCCTGGGGAATATCTGTCAGATTTCGCAGGCCGTAGCCCATGGTAACAGCATCGAACTTAGCCGCCTCGAAGGGCAAGTCCAGCGCGTCGGCCTGCTTCCAAGCAACAATTTTAGAGAGGCGAGCGGATTCAGAGCGCTGCTGTGCGATCGCAAGCTGCTGAGCCGAAAAGTCCACGCCATACACTTGCCCCTTCACCCCTACCTGCTGCGCCAGCATTAGAGCCAGATCACCACTGCCGCAGCACACGTCCACGCAGCAATCACCCGCCTCTGCTCCGCTCCACAGCACCGCCATCCGTTTCCAAACTCGATGAAACCCCAAACTCAAGGTCTGGTTTAGCTCATCGTAAACTGGAGCAATGCGGTCAAACAGCGCCTGAATTTCCTGGGTACTGGGTCGCAAATCGGAAGGGGCCACCATACAGGGCACACAATTAAAGGTAAAGGGCTTCTTGCACTACTCTAACAAGTCCGTCCTACCCAAATGGGCAACCCTTAACCTCTATTAGCGATTTACCCTCGGTTACACAGCAATAGCAGCAGACGTTTCACTAACCTTGCAGGCACATCAGAGCCAAGGCCAGATGGCCCGTAGCCAGAGCCAAACCTTCCTGCTGAGATTCGGAAAAGCGGCGTGGTACGCGCCAGCGCAGAGCCATAACGGCCACAACCTGATTGCGGTACAGAGTCGGCGTCAGCAGTAGAGAGCACATGTCCGAAGGGCTAGGGCCTTCAATGGCGGCTACCGCCGCAGC
The window above is part of the Pseudanabaena sp. FACHB-2040 genome. Proteins encoded here:
- a CDS encoding DUF445 family protein, yielding MNWSDLRLLLAPPLIGGLIGYFTNDIAIKMLFRPYRPIYLFKRQLPFTPGLIPSNQSRLALRISDTIMGTLLTPEELQKLARRLLQTERIQAGIKWLLELALEQLRSTSQDRTATVVGSILKDLFGQSLPRLLRVWARRENFLEEQVNQLFDQVFLEFQFSEEQARQLSQWLLAGVFPPDKIRQAVVDFLTDRNIQVIDTIFRERTSGTYWVVANLFGVRNALSRLRSFCLDEREVSNARIAELIDTLKVSYRLEEWILNLSLQQLPVATVRQLRRDLRDAVRNYVRTRGPEFLKGLSSSVNWEMLATQLLNRLRSSKVVTSSIDPVSEELALILERYLERDLENLVAQIIPILNIDQVIIDRVNATSPVELEVAIQGIVRSELQAIVNLGGILGFLIGGLQALYFYFQ
- the ubiE gene encoding bifunctional demethylmenaquinone methyltransferase/2-methoxy-6-polyprenyl-1,4-benzoquinol methylase UbiE — encoded protein: MVAPSDLRPSTQEIQALFDRIAPVYDELNQTLSLGFHRVWKRMAVLWSGAEAGDCCVDVCCGSGDLALMLAQQVGVKGQVYGVDFSAQQLAIAQQRSESARLSKIVAWKQADALDLPFEAAKFDAVTMGYGLRNLTDIPQGLAELRRVLKPNGTAAILDFHRPSNPLMQQFQQWYLDQVVVPAAERYGLPDEYAYIAPSVDRFPTGQKQVALALEAGFSQAVHYPIAGGMMGVLVAAH